From one Neovison vison isolate M4711 chromosome 1, ASM_NN_V1, whole genome shotgun sequence genomic stretch:
- the SLC26A2 gene encoding sulfate transporter, whose amino-acid sequence MSSERKEQNDLSPKNSVEENQQNLSLSDMHLELERGSGTALKQFEASDQSTPYHRIHMEPQEKSTTDFKQFVVKKLHKSCQCSSTRAKNMILGFLPVLQWLPKYDLKKNILGDVMSGLIVGILLVPQSIAYSLLAGQEPIYGLYTSFFASIIYFLLGTSRHISVGIFGILCLMIGEVVDRELLKAGYDTAEGMPSHFGMVSNGSELLNQTLDWMCDRSCYAIAIGSTVTFLAGVYQVAMGFFQVGFVSVYLSDALLSGFVTGASFTILTSQAKYLLGLSLPRSSGVGSLITTWIQIFRNIRKTNLCDLITSLLCLLVLLPTKELNEHFKSKLKAPVPTELIVVVAATLASHFGKLNEKYNTSIAGSIPTGFMPPKAPDWNLIPSLAVDAIAISIIGFAITVSLSEMFAKKHGYTVKANQEMYAIGFCNIIPSFFHCFTTSAALAKTLVKESTGCQTQLSGVVTALVLLLVLLVIAPLFYSLQKSVLGVITIVNLRGALLKFKDLPKMWKVSRMDTVIWFVTMLSSALISTEIGLLTGVCFSMFCVILRTQKPKTSLLGLVEESEIFESMSAYKNLQTTPGIKIFRFVAPLYYINKEYFKSTLYKKTLNPVLVKAARKKAAKKKIMKETVILSGIQDEVSMQLSPDPLDLHTIVIDCSAIQFLDTAGIHTLKEVRRDYEAIGIQVLLAQCNSSVRDSLASGEYFKEEEENLLFYSVYEAMAFAEYQNQKGVCISNGLSLSSD is encoded by the exons ATGTCTTCGGAAAGGAAAGAGCAAAATGATCTGTCACCCAAGAATTCAGTTGAAGAAAACCAGCAAAACCTTTCTCTATCTGATATGCATCTGGAGCTCGAAAGGGGCTCGGGTACTGCCTTGAAGCAATTTGAAGCAAGTGATCAAAGCACACCTTACCATAGGATCCACATGGAGCCTCAAGAGAAGTCAACTACTGACTTCAAGCAATTTGTCGTTAAAAAACTGCACAAGAGTTGCCAGTGTAGTTCAACCAGAGCCAAAAATATGATTTTGGGTTTCCTTCCTGTTTTGCAGTGGCTCCCAAAATATGatctgaagaaaaacattttagggGATGTGATGTCTGGCTTGATTGTGGGCATCCTATTAGTGCCCCAGTCCATTGCTTACTCCCTGTTGGCTGGCCAAGAACCTATCTATGGGCTGTATACCTCTTTTTTTgccagcatcatttatttcttattgGGTACCTCCCGTCACATCTCTGTGGGCATTTTTGGAATATTGTGCCTTATGATAGGTGAGGTAGTTGACCGAGAACTACTCAAAGCCGGCTATGACACTGCTGAGGGCATGCCTTCTCATTTCGGGATGGTTTCAAATGGGAGCGAGCTGTTAAACCAGACATTGGACTGGATGTGTGACAGAAGCTGCTACGCGATTGCGATCGGCAGCACGGTGACCTTCCTGGCTGGAGTTTACCAG GTAGCGATGGGCTTCTTCCAAGTGGGCTTTGTTTCTGTCTACCTCTCAGATGCCTTGCTGAGTGGATTTGTCACTGGTGCCTCCTTCACTATTCTTACGTCTCAGGCCAAGTATCTCCTTGGGCTCAGCCTTCCTCGGAGTAGTGGTGTGGGCTCGCTCATCACCACTTGGATACAAATCTTCAGAAACATCCGTAAGACCAATCTCTGTGATCTCATCACCAGCCTTTTGTGCCTTTTGGTTCTCTTGCCAACCAAAGAACTCAATGAGCACTTCAAGTCCAAGCTTAAGGCACCAGTTCCAACTGAACTCATTGTTGTTGTGGCAGCCACATTAGCCTCTCATTTTGGAAAACTAAATGAGAAATACAATACCAGTATTGCTGGGTCTATTCCCACAGGGTTCATGCCACCAAAAGCACCCGACTGGAACCTAATTCCTAGTTTGGCTGTAGATGCAATAGCTATTTCAATCATTGGTTTTGCTATCACTGTATCACTTTCTGAGATGTTTGCCAAGAAACATGGCTACACGGTCAAAGCCAATCAGGAGATGTATGCCATTGGCTTTTGCAATAtcatcccttccttcttccactgCTTTACTACTAGCGCAGCTCTTGCAAAGACCTTGGTTAAAGAATCAACAGGCTGCCAAACTCAGCTTTCTGGTGTGGTGACAGCCTTGGTTCTTCTGTTGGTCCTCCTGGTAATAGCTCCTTTATTCTATTCCCTTCAGAAAAGTGTCCTTGGTGTAATCACCATTGTAAATCTCCGGGGAGCCCTGCTTAAATTTAAGGATCTGCCCAAGATGTGGAAGGTTAGCAGAATGGATACAGTtatctggtttgttaccatgctGTCCTCTGCACTGATAAGTACTGAAATAGGCCTGCTTACTGGGGTTTGTTTTTCTATGTTTTGTGTCATTCTCCGCACTCAGAAGCCAAAGACTTCATTGCTCGGTTTGGTGGAAGAGTCTGAAATCTTTGAATCCATGTCTGCTTACAAGAATCTTCAGACTACGCCAGGCATCAAGATATTCCGTTTTGTAGCCCCTCTCTACTACataaacaaagaatattttaaatccaCTTTATACAAAAAGACTCTCAACCCAGTCTTAGTAAAGGCCGCTCGGAAGAAAGCCGCAAAGAAAAAGATCATGAAGGAGACTGTGATTCTCAGTGGAATCCAGGACGAAGTTTCCATGCAACTTTCCCCTGATCCCTTGGACCTTCATACCATAGTGATTGACTGTAGCGCAATACAGTTTTTAGATACAGCAGGGATCCATACACTGAAAGAAGTTCGTAGAGATTATGAAGCCATTGGCATCCAGGTTCTACTGGCTCAATGCAATTCCTCTGTGAGGGATTCCCTGGCCTCTGGAGAGTAtttcaaagaggaagaagaaaatctcCTCTTTTATAGTGTGTATGAAGCAATGGCCTTTGCAGAATATCAGAATCAGAAAGGAGTATGTATTTCCAATGGTCTGAGCCTTTCTAGTGATTGA